In Ammoniphilus sp. CFH 90114, the DNA window ATCACACGATAAAAGAAAATGATGGGCTTCGCAAAAAATAAGGATACCTGCTCTGCCTTTTGAATGGCTAGGGTCTTAGGGGCTAATTCTCCTACAACCACATGCAAAAAGGTAATGAAAGAGAAGGCAATGACAAACGATAACAGGGCTACGACCTGAGCTGGAAGCAAAGGCTCTAATACGGGATATAAAAGATATTCAATGGTAGGTTTTCCTAACCAACCTAAACCTAAAGCGGTGAGAGTAATTCCTAATTGACATGCTGATAAATAACCATCTAAATTACTGGTGACACGCTGAACTGCTATTGCATTCTTTCTTCCTTCCATTACCATTTGATCTACGCGGCTTGGACGGAGTTTCACGATCGCAAACTCTGTCGCTACAAAAAATCCCGTAGCCAAAATCAAGAAAGCAATCAACAGCAAATTTACAGTTAACACAATTCTATCCCCTTCAGTTTTTAAGTTCTTACGATCTTATTCTACGAACCTTTTAAAGATTAATCAAACCTGATCTAGAGCGTTATTAAGCCAATTTAGTTCATATGAGTCGGTTTTACCCTTTAGTGTCTCTCTAACGACTGCTAAAATCATCTTTTGACAAGTTAGGGAACAAGTCATATTATAGGTTCATATGAGCTGATCTTCAGGGGTGATTTTCTTATGGAAATGCTGCAATTAACCCGAAAAGAGATGTCTGAATTACTGATCTGTTTAAAAGGGGATTCCAACGACACTCCACTATCCATATTGCAAAGGGTCTGGTTGAACACCCATCAGAGAGACATCGAAAAAGGAAAAACGTTTTCTGCCTTCATATCAACCGCTTTGCCACCCATTCTTGAAAAATTAATTAAACTGAATAAAAAAGATATAGGGTTTTCGTTAAACGAGATTGTAGCTTTGGGAAACCAAATTGAATATACGCATTTTTCATCAGGAGCGGTACAAAATTGGGTGAAAAGAGACATTAAGGATTGGATTGGAACCCCACAAATAGGGAAAAAATATGCCATTGAGCAAGCCGCCATGTTATTTATGGTTGAGGATTTAAAGGCCAACTTGGATTTTGAATCCATTCGTAAATTGTTTACTCTTATTTTTAACAATCCAAATGATTATAATGATGATTTAATCGATCCTATCAGTTTATACGCGGCGTATTCTTCGATCTTTGAAGAACTCGATAAAAATAATGATCAGGTCTTGGATATGCAGGGAGCGAATACATTAGACGCTCTCATTCGGAAAAACGCAACGGCATACGTGGAGCAAATGAGTGGTCTAAATGCAGAGCAGAAAGAAGCAGTTAGCAATACGATCGTCATTGCTACGTTATCAGTACAAACCTCCTACTTTCAAAACCTCGCGAAGCGTTATCTTAATGCCACGTTATTTTTAAGTCATCTTGGTAAAGTGTAAAAGAGGTCCGATTAAGAGGACGAAATCCATTGTCCGCTATGGATTCAATAGGGTAGGAGCCATATGATGGCTCCTATTTTTGATTGTTTAAGGATCGGGGAAGATGCAACAAATTTCTTGGGCTCTCGTCTGTTATTTTATAGAAGGAAACTTGCGTAGAATACAAAGGGCGGTGGTAACGAGGTGGGCAAAAAAAATATCATTTGCTTCTTATTTTTAATGTTTTTTATATCGGCTTGTACAAATGACCAAAGAAGTGAAATGACAAAAATTCAAGGAGATCAATCCTTTGTTGTTACACCAGAAGAGTTCAAAGATCCTTTAGAATTCACAATTCAAACGAAAGACTTCTCTTTGGAACAAGAAAGAGAAATAGAAATCAATCGATCTATTAAAAAGGTGGAAGATACAGATGTACTATTGGATAAATTGTATGTTAGAGAAAAGGACGTATTGGTGTCCATTAAATTAGAAACCAACATCGATTCCATAAAGGGGAGGTTTCTAAGTCCGTATGAATTTAAAACGGAAGATCAAGTTACAAGAGTTATCTCAACAGATGTAGACATTAAGGTTTATGATGAGAATGGTCAAAGATTAATGGAAGGTAGCGGTATTAAAGAGAATGAAATAGGCATCTACCTTCACAAGGATGAGTTTGAAAATTCTAAGGAAGTAGAGTTTAGCATTACGGGTTTACATGTCATGGAGTATATAAAAAAGTAGCATAGTCTTAGTTTAATCTGTTTATTGCCGCAAAGTTTGTTAAATCGAGATAACATTAAACTGTTAACAAAGGTTTAGACGGTGATCCTAGAAAGAGGTGATAAGGTGGAGATTAGCGGAAATGGAATTGATCTTCGACCACTGCAAATGAAGGATGTTTCTTCATTGCTGGAGCTCCGCTCACGTAATAGAAAGTTTCTTGAACCCTATGAACCAAAGCAAAGGGAATCGCATTTTACTGTTGACGTTCAAACTGAAGTCATTGAGCAAGCTATGAGAAATTGGGAACAAGATTTGGGTTATAGTTTTGGTATTTTCTTAAAAGAAAACGGTTGTTTAATCGGAAGGGTTAATTTGAGCAATGTGGTTCGTGGAGCGTGGCGAAGTTGCACAATCGGCTATTTTCTGGATGAGGATTACAATGGGAAAGGGATTATGACAGAAGCTGTGGGATTAGTAGTAGACTTTGCTTTTTCGAAAGTAGATTTACATCGTGTACAAGCAGGTGTGATGCCACAGAATCTGCCATCCATCAGGGTATTAGAAAAAGTAGGTTTTCGATACGAAGGATTAGCGAAGTATTATTTGAATATCAATGGCAACTGGGAAGACCATAACATTTACAGTATAACGAAAGAGTTTTGGAGTTGAGATCTGCGGAATGGGGATAAGGCGCGTGCCGGTGTTTGTCTGGTATAATATCTCCATAAGTGGGGGAGTGATGGACATGTCAAAGCTGCCGATTGAAGGGGTTCTGCCAGAGCTTAAAGAAAAGCTTCGTTCCGGTGTCAACGCCGTCCTTATTGCTGCACCGGGAGCGGGGAAAACCACCCGGGTTCCGCTGGCGCTTCTGGAAGAGCCCTGGCTTAATGGAAGGCGGATTCTTATGCTGGAACCGCGTCGTCTAGCGGCCAGATCTGCTGCTTCCTATATGGCATCTCAACTTGGGGAACAAGTGGGGGAAACGGTCGGATATCGAGTCAGGCTGGACACCCGGGTAAGCACGAAGACTAGGGTTGAAGTGATTACCGAAGGTGTACTTACTCGGATGCTGCAGTCAGACCCGTCATTAGATGATGTCGGAGCCGTGATCTTTGACGAATACCACGAGCGAAGCCTGCAAGCGGATCTGGGGCTGGCGTTTTGCCTGCAATCGCAAGCTGTGCTTCGCGAGGATCTGAGAATCCTGGTCATGTCGGCAACTCTGGAAGCCGAGCCTGTTGCCCAGTTGCTAAAGGAGGCACCTGTGATTATCAGCGAAGGCCGCAGCTTCCCAGTTGACACGCATTACCTAGAACGTCGAATCGAAGGGCCGATGGAGCCTGTGGTGGCACGGAAAATTAAGGAGGCTTTGGAAAACCACGAAGGGGATATTCTCGTCTTTTTACCAGGGGCAGGGGAAATCAGAAGAGTGGAAACTCGCTTGAGGGAGCAGGAGTTGGGAAAAAATATTCGGATCGCACCGCTATACGGTAATTTATCGCAGAAATGGCAGGATGAAGCGATTGCCTCCAGTCGCAAGGGAGAGCGTAAGGTGGTTCTGGCGACCTCGATTGCGGAGACCAGCCTCACGGTGGAAGGGGTGGAGGTAGTCATCGACAGCGGCTGGATGCGTGTTCCTAGATTTTCCCCACGTACGGGGATGACCAGACTGGAGACGATTCGAGTCACCCGGTCATCGGCGGATCAGCGGAGAGGCAGAGCTGGTCGGTTGGGACCGGGGACCTGTTATCGGCTCTGGACGAAGGAGGAGGACAGGCAGCTAGCGCCCTCCGCCAATCCAGAGATTTTGCAGACCGACCTGTCGCAGCTGGCGCTTGAATTGGCGGCTTGGGGAATCTATGATCCAGAGGAGCTCGCCTGGCTGGATCCGCCTCCATATGCGGCTCTGTCCAAGGCTCGCGACTTGCTCCTGCAACTCGGTGCACTGGGGAAGGACGGAAGGATGACTCCCCATGGAAGGTCCATAGCGGAGTCAGGACTTCATCCGAGGTTGGCTCATATGATCCTTAAGGCGATGTCAGCTGGCCTCGGAGGAATGGCTTGTGAGGTGGCCGCCCTTCTGAACGAACGTGACCTGTTGAGAGGTGTGGCTGATGCGGACTTTCGGTTGCGGTTAGAAGCGCTCCATGAAGCGAAAGCGAACCTGGACCTGACGGTGGTCAAACGAATCCTGGCGGAAGCCGATCATTGGAAGCGGGTTTTTGAAATTCGAGCAGGTGGAGAACAACATGCGGACGCCTGCGGGATTCTTCTGGCTTTCGCCTATCCGGACCGGATTGCTCAACAAAGGGGAACAGGGAACTTCCTCCTGCGCAACGGAAGAGGAGCCGCGTTGACCCAAGTGCAGCGGCTCTCGAACCACCCTTTCCTCGCGGTGGCGTAGCTCGATGATCAGGGAACAGACAGCCGGATTCAGTTGGCCTCACCTGTATCGGCGGAAGATCTTGAGCTGTATTTTGCAGATGAAATTGAGAAAGAATCGCTCGTCTTCTGGGACCGTGAGGCTCAGGCCGTACGCGCCCGAAGTCGGCAACGTCTGGGAGCGATCATCTTAAGGGAGGCTCCGCTTGCCCATCCGGATCCGGAAGAGTGCTTATCGGCGATGCTGGAGGGAATTTCCGTGGAGGGGTTGAACATTTTACCCTGGACAAGAACGGCGCGTCAGCTTCAAGAGCGATTGATGTTTATGCATCAGAATGCGCCGGGGTGGCCGGATTGGTCGGATGAGGCTCTCCTGGCCACGCTTCGGGATTGGCTCGGACCTCACCTTTACGGGGCGAAGAACCGCAATGACCTTAAAGAACTAAATCTGGCTCACCTGTTCGAAGGGAGGCTCTCGTGGGACCAGCGTCGTGAATTAGAGGAGTGCGCTCCGTCGCATCTTATGGTTCCGAGTGGCTCCAAGATCCCTGTGGACTACAGTGACCCCACTTCTCCGGTATTGGCGATTAGATTACAAGAAATGTTCGGCCTCGAGGATACTCCTCGGATTGCCCGCGGCAAAGTGGCCCTCACGTTGCATCTGTTATCGCCTGCCCGCCGACCGGTTCAAATTACCCGGGACCTCGGCAGCTTTTGGCGGAACACCTACTTTGAGATCAAAAAGGACTTGAAGGGACGCTATCCCAAGCATTATTGGCCGGACGACCCGTGGAAGGCGATACCGACGAACCGGACGCGTCCGTGAGGATGGAGAACATGATAAAAAACACAGAGCAAGTTAAAGCCTTGCTCTGTGTTTTTTCTATTTCCCTATTCTTTAACCCCGTCATGATCGTGGTTGAAGTTTTCTGGATCATAGAAAGGAGCCATTTCTGCTTCGGTGCGGCGTACCTTGCTTTGTGTCAGGCTAGGGTTCTTGGTTCTGAGAACATCATAGAGAGCTGAGCCGATAATTTCACCGGCTTCTTGGATTCGGCTTTGACTAATATTTTCTATGGTGTCTGATGGGGTATGGTAATAAGGCTCAAGGCTGGCGGTAACAGCCTCTCTTCGAATAAAGTTCGCTGAAGGAATACCTGCTTCATAGAAAGGAACATGATCTGATGCTCCTCTTTTATATAAGAACGTCGTGTGGTTATCTAAACGTGCCCCTGCTGCTTGAGCGGATTCAAAAACAATATTGGAATTTCCATCCACCGTATTCACATAAAGCATGGTCGCATTAGGCCACGCGGTCCCCACCATGTCCATATTAAAATTAGCGATACTGCGGTCAATCTCGTCCTGAGAGAGTTGGTTTACATAGTATCTTGATCCTACTAATCCGATTTCTTCAGCACCAAAAAATACAAACCTAACTTCCTTATCAATAGGGTACGCTTTCAGAATTCTAGCAAACTCTAGCAAAACAGACGTGCCAGATGCATTGTCATTGGCGCCTGGAGAATTAGGCACACTGTCATAGTGAGCGGTCACATGGACAATTTGTTGTGAATCTTTATTTTTATTGTTTGGTTTACGGGAAACGATCAGATTTTGTGATTTCAGATTGCTATACTGATTGACTGTTACGGTTCCTTCTACTTGTTGATTCGCTAATTGAGAGACTAGTTTTTCCCCATCCTTTTTCATGATCCCAACGACGGGGATTGGGCTAGTATAACCCGTTAAACTAGGGTTAATAGGTGATAAGCTCTCAACGTTATCATAAATCACAACGCCAGTTGCACCAGCGGCTACGGCATTTTGGACTTTTTGTACAAAGGTGAGTCCACCACCCCTTTCAATAACGGCGATGTTGCCGGCAACTTCTTCAGGAATTTGGTCAATGGCTCCGAACCCAGCTGCCATAAACGTCCCTTTTAGTCCACTTTCAATTGTCGAGGCGGACTGTGCTGGGGTAGAAACCGGAATGAACTTGTCACTTAAGGAAGGAATGAGCAAATGGCCTAATTTACGATCCGCAATATTAAACTCTTGAACCGTAACGTCATAGCCGTATTCTTCTAGTTGCTTCTTGATATATTCTGCTGCTGTCTTCTCTCCTTGCATACCGGCTACTCTTTCACCGATTTCCACACTTAACTGACGGATATGCTCCATCGATTTTTCCGATTGAATGCGAGACAATACCTTTTTGTCAAAGGCTACGGCTGCATTTTCGTTTGGTGAAGCGAACACTAAGTGGGAACTAGATAAAACGGGAACCGTAGAAAATAGACCGGTTAACGTCATGACACCGGTTAAGGTTAATATCACTGCTTTTTTCTTGATCATGCTTCTTCATCCTCCAGATTTAATCATCTTACCAAAGGGATGTTTCTCCATCTATGCTTGCAAACTATTATTGGCAGAATTTGGTTTATAGAAAGTTTAATGTTAATAGAAAACGTTTACAATGATTCGCTAGTAGGATTTAGATAGGAGGTTCTAAAATACTAGAGTTAAGAAAATCTGACTAGATCTGCGTCATGCATAAGTGGTGTTTAATGAATAACATTAAGTGATCTATAACCTAAATTGTGATGTAAAGACTATTGTTTATATTCTAAATTGATAGTAACATTTCAAATGTAACTATAGTTTAAGGTTGCGATACGTCTAGACTTTAGGGGGTAACCATGTTAAAACGAAGAGCTCTTTTATCTGTAATCTTGGCTGCTAGTTTATCCTTTGGTGTAACTTCTGCCTTTGCTGCACCACCAGTGGAGGGCAATCCAGCTGTACATGCATTTGATAATAAAGTCATCAAGATGATTAGCGCAGAGAATATGTATAACAATATTGTCTATCTCTCCCAAACTCCTAGAGTAACAAGCACGGTAGAAGAGGCTCAGGCGGCTGAGTACATAAAAGCAGAGTTTGAAAAATTGGGATTACAAACGGAGATTCAAGAATTCCAGTATCAGTCTTATGTCAATGCATCGGAACAGGATTTTAGTATCTCGGATTCGAGTTATGATTACAAGGTGGGGAGTTTTACCTATTCACCTAGTGGGGAGGTCACATCTGAAATCGCTTACATCGGTAAGGGCTTAGAGGGGGTCGATGCGAAAGGTCGTGATTTGGAAGGGAAAGTCGCGCTTGTTGAGCGTGGGGACGCTACGTTTGCTGTAAAAATGGAAAATGCCGTTTCCCGTGGCGCAGTAGGAGTGGTCTTGTTTAATAATGCTGATGGGGCTGTAGCTACAGGAACTCTTGGGGCTTGGAATGATCAGTATGTCCCCATGGTAGGGATTACGAGAACGGAAGGATTAGCCTTAGTCACGGCATTAGAGAGTGGGCCTGTGGTAGGAACTATAAAGGTAATAGGCTCCGCGATGAAAACAGTCACCTCGCAAAACGTGATCGCAACCAAGCCTGCTACGCAAAAGGATACCGGAGATATTCTGGTGATCTCTTCCCATCATGACTCCGTTCCAAGAGCACCGGGTGCAAATGATAACGCTTCTGGAGTAGCGATGACTTTGGAATTGGCTAGGGTCCTCGCTAATCTGCCATCCGATACAGAAATCCGCTTTGTTACGTTTGGTTCTGAGGAAGTAGGACTGGTTGGTTCAAGGCATTATGCGAGAAACCTATCCGAGAATGAAAAGGCGCGAATGAAAGGGGTCTTTAACTTAGACATGGTAGGAAGCAATGATGCTGGTGATCTCGTCATGTATACAAGCAACGGAGAAAAAAATACCGTGACGGACTTGATCGCATCCGCGTCTTCTCGTGTATCGGTATTGCCTGCCTATGGCCCTGAAACCCGTAGTGATCACCATGCCTTCTACGAAGTAGGTGTACCTGCTGCGCTATTGATCCATGCTCCTTTAGAGCCATGGTACCATACGCCTAACGATACACCGGACAAGATCAGTAAGGAGAAACTCCTAGATGTTGCCACGATTGTGGGTTCAGCGGTCTATCAAGCAGCCCGTCCAGACACACCAGCTTTAGAACGGTCAAAAGTAGCACCGGTAGAAGTAGAGTATGAAGAAACGGTCGGACGTTTATAGGGTAAAGAATTGGAGCAAAAGTTAAAGCCTAGTCACTTGACTGGGCTTTTGTAAGTTGAGCGCTGTTTACTTCGTCCTATGGTTAGGAGGTGGCCTATGAAAAAATGGCTGGTTTTCATGATTTTAACATTTACTATAATGGGGTGTGATTCCATCCAAGAAACTCAAACTCAAGAGAATCCAAGTCAAGTGAAATCTGATACGGAGGAGTTTAGTGAACCTGAACCGTCTGAGTGGGTCCAATACATGAAGCCTGTTCGAGAATATTTTTATTATAGAACCCATGCTGCCGTCAAAGGTGATATTCAAATACTTTGGAACAGGTATCCTGATTTGAAGAATAATGTAGACCCAAAGACAGGGGTAAATAATGAGGAATTTGAAGTGATATCCCTTCGAGAAAGCTTTACCTTAATTGACGCTAATTTTGATCCGGAAAGTTATGAACGCATTAAAGTAAAAATGGTAAACGATAAGGAAGTCATTGTATTGGTTCATGGTCATATTGGATACTTGAGAGATGATTTTGATGATTCCGGAGGCGAAATTCTAATTAAATTGTTCCTAGAACAGAAAGAAAATCAATGGACTGTGGTCAAAACGGACGAGTATCTTATTCATGAATACAAGGAATGGTTAAAAAATAAGTAACACTAGTCATGAGGTTGGACGGCTAGTGCAGGGGTCGAGTTCAGGGAAATCAGACTGCCTACTGCTATAGCCAAGAGAGGTAGGGGGAGTGGGAGTGGGAGGATGACGGATATACAGGCCGTTAAATGGGGAAGAATTGATGGGATTTATAATTTCGCGGACATGGGTTCCGTTAAATTGCCAAATCTCTGCTCTTCGTGCCGGTTTTGAACCAAATAAGGTGCTCCATGTCCGATAGATCTATTGAAGCGGCGTTTTTCGAGGAAATAACGAATCGTATGTCCTCTCCGTTTACAACGAATGGGGAGTAGGATGTATAATATATAGAACAAGACAAAATTTAACTGTAAAAGGTGGAAGACGTTCATGGCTAGATTACCACTGTTGCCGATTGAAGGCAGCCCGTTTCAACAAGCTTTTGAAAATACACCTAAGCTCAGATCAGCTTTTCTCATGATGGACGAAGCGTTAAAAGAGATGTTGGATCCTGAATTAATGGAACGGATACGCCTGCGCTCTGCTTCGAACAACCATTGTGAATATTGACAAGGGGTTCAATATATTGCTCTGGATGAGCAATTAAGTGAGAGAGAACAAGTGGCTTTGGAACTTACCGACCATATTATGGCCTATCATGGACAGCTGCCGGAGGAATTATATCAAAGAGTGAAGAAGCACTTTACGGATCAAGAGATCATTGCCTTGTTTTGGCAGATTGGGAGTAAAAACGCAGCCAATTGGTTCTTGATCGCTATGCAGATTGAGCAGGAAAAGAAATAAAAAAACACGAGAATAAAGGGTGACAACATATTAGTTAAATCTAACATGTTCGTCACCCTCTTTGTTATTAACAAAATGCTTGAATTCTATATGGAATGATGGAATAATGTTATAGTTACCTGACGATTGTCAGGCGGAGGTGAAGCTATTGACAGAGGATCGAATAAAACAAGTAGCACTAAATCATTTCGCTATCAATGGCTATGACGGTACCTCATTAGCTCAAATAGCGGAAACAGTGGGGATAAAAAAGCAATCCATTGCCACCTACTTCCGAAAGAAAGAGGATTTGTTTTTAGCCGTATTTGAAGAAATGGTCCAAGACTATATTGGTTTCATTAAACAAGTGCATCATGAAATACACTTAGAGCCAGTGGAGCACAAACTACAACATATTTTGTATCAAACCTACCTATACAAAATAAAGAATCCAGAACGGGCGGCTTTTTATAAACGAGCGATACATTTTCCATCCCCATCCTTAGAAGAGAGAATTCGAAACGAGATAAATAAGATGGAACAACAATCCTCTGAACTATATCGTGCTGTTTTTGTGGAAGGAATACAGAAAAACGTAATAAAAAAACAAGAGTTAGAAAATCTTTTAGCTGCTTTTTATTGCTTAATCGATGGAATCTCTATGCAAATGTTTATTTACGGTACAGAGGAATTTAATAAACGTCTTTCGAGTATCTGGAAAATTTTTTGGGATGGCATCAAACAAAGGTAAGACCATTAAGAAAGGATGATTTTTCATGGAAGCCAAACGAGTTGCGACAAAAACACAATTAGATCAAGCATTTCAAATTAGAGTAGCCGTATTTGTTGAGGAACAAGGAGTACCTTTAGCAGATGAATTCGATGAACATGATGCAAATGCGGAACACATATTGGTTTATTTTGAAGGGCTGCCTGTTGGGACAGGAAGAATGCGAGTGGTAGATGAATTCGCCAAACTGGAGAGAATTTGCCTGTTGGCTCCTTATCGGAAGTACGGTCTTGGCAAAATGATTATACAGACCCTTGAACAGTTAGCTCGTGAAAAAGGGATGACGAAGGCGAAATTACATGGACAAACACAGGCGGAGGGATTTTATCAAAAATTAGGTTACGAAACACATTCTCCTGTATTCATGGAAGACGGTATTCCGCATGTTTTGATGGTCAAAAATCTATGAACCTGCGACGATTTACATTTTACACATTAGGGATCCTCATTTTAACCTTAGGAATTGCTCTGTCCATTCTTTCAAACTTGGGGACTGGCCCCTTTGATGCTGTACTTGTTGGTTTGTATCGAAGTTTTGGAATGACTATCGGGAGCTGGGAAATCGTTCTAGGACTCTTCTTGGTATTATGTAATGCGGTTGCTGAAAAACGTAGGCCTGAATTCTTAGCATTACTCACTTCATTCATCACAGGAATAGGCATTGATTTTTGGATGTATCTTCTAGGTGATTGGCTTCTGCCAGAAACAATCCAAAGTAGAATTTTCTTATTAGCTATGGGCATGGTTATTGGAGGCTTAGGTATCGCTGTGAACTTACAGGCTAATTGGGCACCAAATCCGATGGACCGCTCGATGCAAGTGGTTACAAAATTAACTGGTTTTAATTTTGCAATTTCCAGAGCTTTGATAAGTATAGTACTTGTATTTATCGCTTTTATTTTTAGCGGACCCATTGGTGTTGGTACGATTTTATCTACCCTTTTTACAGGGGTGATTATTAACTGGTTCATGCCGTTCGTTGAACGATTAGATAAAAAACCTAATCATTCGCAACAAAGCCTATCCTCGTAATGTTAGCTAATTATAGTGATACGACTTGCCTTTACTATATATTTTTATTTCTTTAAAACCATAGCCGATATTTCTATTGGTTCTACTAGAGATCAAATCATTGTTAATAGGGATTGAGTTACAACTTGTTACGGTTACCCTTTCTTCCTCTAGTCCAAAAAATCCGAATGAAGAAAAAAAGACTTGCCCCGTTGTATCTATACCAGCAAAATTGATTACTATAATATCATCATTTTCTTCAGGACCATCAACTAAGTTAAGTGTAAAAGTGACAGGGAAGGTTTCATCATCTCTTGTAAGTGTACCCGTTCCATTAGTATTCAATATACTTTGACCATTTGAGAAAAGACACTCTGGGCGATTCACAGAGTTAGATGAGAAGCTAAATCCAGAGGTATCAAAAGTGGTAATAAAAGTGACTATACTTCCTTCTTTAAAGCAAGATGGACAAATATTAGCAAAAATTTGAGTGTCTGTTTCATTAAGTGTTGCTAAACCAGAGCATTCACACATTTTTTTAATTCCCATTCATCTATCACTCCTTTTCAATTTTAATATAATCTATGTACAGAGGATATGAAGTGATTGGACTAATTTAAAGGTTTTTATCTAATAGAGTTATTGAGTATCATAGTAAATGAAGGAAGATGAACGAGAGTCAAGATCAAATTTAACCGGTTCCGTTTAGAGATGCAGGCAAGAGTATTCACAATCGTTTTTATCAATATTCGCAGTTAAACGAAAGAAGGGCATCTCTCCATTGTTATGTTGGAAGAAGCCCTACTTTCGTTTTGTTTGTGTTATCGTACGCGACGATAGAGGACAGACTCGAGCTGTTTTGGGCTTGCTCTGTCCGAATGAGGCTTGCATTCAGACGGGAGTTTAATAGTTCTAACGCAACCCGTTAGATCAGATTGACTATTCGGATTCGCTGTTACTTCAGATCGTACAACCAGATTCCAGAGGAATCTGTCCAGAGCTCTAGTTGTCCGGATGGAGTCCAGTAGAGTTCAAAGACCTCTTGAGCGGCTATTGGAGAACCAGCTGTAATCTCTGTCCATGATCCGTCCTTAAAAATCCAAACGTTTCCATATAAGCTATGGGCCTGTACGGCAAGGACATCGTCATTTGACCATGCAAGAAGCCGTACTCCGCGATCTTTTAATGGAGTAGGGTAGGAAGCGCCGCCTGGTCTGATCCATTGATCATTCTCGAGAACAAACATACCGTTTGCATGGGTTCCTAATGCGAGCTTACCGGATTGGGAAGTCGAAATATAGTAATCTGGTAAACTCCCCTCAGGAACAGGGAATTTAGCCCACTTTCCATCAATTCTACGTAATAAACCATCAACGCTTGTTGTCCACATTGTACCATCAGGCAACCAGTTCATAGAATCGATGGTATAGAAATCGACAAGGGCATCATCTTCATATTGAGACCATTTTCCATCTTTATATGACCCTAAACCAGGATAGTTAGAATCTGCAAACTCAACGACAATTTCTCCCTCTGTGGAGAAATTGGCACGCCAAATACTTTTACCGCAGATGAAACAATCCACTTCAGGTAGTTGAATCTGTTCCCATGAATCGTTGTCAAAAATCCATAGTTTGGTGTGACCTTCAATGGCAAGCAGCCTTCCGTCTTTTCCCTGTTCGAGGTATGTAATCCAATCCTTAAAGAGTTTATGGTTACCTAATGGACTCCACTTCCCGTTGACTTGTTTCCAAACACCTTTATCCGTACCGACAAGGAGTGTTCCATCCGATTTCCAAGCTGTTTTACTCACGGCAGAAAATTCTTGATTCTTGTACTCA includes these proteins:
- a CDS encoding GNAT family N-acetyltransferase produces the protein MEISGNGIDLRPLQMKDVSSLLELRSRNRKFLEPYEPKQRESHFTVDVQTEVIEQAMRNWEQDLGYSFGIFLKENGCLIGRVNLSNVVRGAWRSCTIGYFLDEDYNGKGIMTEAVGLVVDFAFSKVDLHRVQAGVMPQNLPSIRVLEKVGFRYEGLAKYYLNINGNWEDHNIYSITKEFWS
- a CDS encoding M28 family peptidase produces the protein MIKKKAVILTLTGVMTLTGLFSTVPVLSSSHLVFASPNENAAVAFDKKVLSRIQSEKSMEHIRQLSVEIGERVAGMQGEKTAAEYIKKQLEEYGYDVTVQEFNIADRKLGHLLIPSLSDKFIPVSTPAQSASTIESGLKGTFMAAGFGAIDQIPEEVAGNIAVIERGGGLTFVQKVQNAVAAGATGVVIYDNVESLSPINPSLTGYTSPIPVVGIMKKDGEKLVSQLANQQVEGTVTVNQYSNLKSQNLIVSRKPNNKNKDSQQIVHVTAHYDSVPNSPGANDNASGTSVLLEFARILKAYPIDKEVRFVFFGAEEIGLVGSRYYVNQLSQDEIDRSIANFNMDMVGTAWPNATMLYVNTVDGNSNIVFESAQAAGARLDNHTTFLYKRGASDHVPFYEAGIPSANFIRREAVTASLEPYYHTPSDTIENISQSRIQEAGEIIGSALYDVLRTKNPSLTQSKVRRTEAEMAPFYDPENFNHDHDGVKE
- a CDS encoding M28 family peptidase, translated to MLKRRALLSVILAASLSFGVTSAFAAPPVEGNPAVHAFDNKVIKMISAENMYNNIVYLSQTPRVTSTVEEAQAAEYIKAEFEKLGLQTEIQEFQYQSYVNASEQDFSISDSSYDYKVGSFTYSPSGEVTSEIAYIGKGLEGVDAKGRDLEGKVALVERGDATFAVKMENAVSRGAVGVVLFNNADGAVATGTLGAWNDQYVPMVGITRTEGLALVTALESGPVVGTIKVIGSAMKTVTSQNVIATKPATQKDTGDILVISSHHDSVPRAPGANDNASGVAMTLELARVLANLPSDTEIRFVTFGSEEVGLVGSRHYARNLSENEKARMKGVFNLDMVGSNDAGDLVMYTSNGEKNTVTDLIASASSRVSVLPAYGPETRSDHHAFYEVGVPAALLIHAPLEPWYHTPNDTPDKISKEKLLDVATIVGSAVYQAARPDTPALERSKVAPVEVEYEETVGRL
- a CDS encoding DUF1836 domain-containing protein yields the protein MEMLQLTRKEMSELLICLKGDSNDTPLSILQRVWLNTHQRDIEKGKTFSAFISTALPPILEKLIKLNKKDIGFSLNEIVALGNQIEYTHFSSGAVQNWVKRDIKDWIGTPQIGKKYAIEQAAMLFMVEDLKANLDFESIRKLFTLIFNNPNDYNDDLIDPISLYAAYSSIFEELDKNNDQVLDMQGANTLDALIRKNATAYVEQMSGLNAEQKEAVSNTIVIATLSVQTSYFQNLAKRYLNATLFLSHLGKV
- a CDS encoding YitT family protein produces the protein MNLRRFTFYTLGILILTLGIALSILSNLGTGPFDAVLVGLYRSFGMTIGSWEIVLGLFLVLCNAVAEKRRPEFLALLTSFITGIGIDFWMYLLGDWLLPETIQSRIFLLAMGMVIGGLGIAVNLQANWAPNPMDRSMQVVTKLTGFNFAISRALISIVLVFIAFIFSGPIGVGTILSTLFTGVIINWFMPFVERLDKKPNHSQQSLSS
- a CDS encoding TetR/AcrR family transcriptional regulator, whose product is MTEDRIKQVALNHFAINGYDGTSLAQIAETVGIKKQSIATYFRKKEDLFLAVFEEMVQDYIGFIKQVHHEIHLEPVEHKLQHILYQTYLYKIKNPERAAFYKRAIHFPSPSLEERIRNEINKMEQQSSELYRAVFVEGIQKNVIKKQELENLLAAFYCLIDGISMQMFIYGTEEFNKRLSSIWKIFWDGIKQR
- a CDS encoding GNAT family N-acetyltransferase; translated protein: MEAKRVATKTQLDQAFQIRVAVFVEEQGVPLADEFDEHDANAEHILVYFEGLPVGTGRMRVVDEFAKLERICLLAPYRKYGLGKMIIQTLEQLAREKGMTKAKLHGQTQAEGFYQKLGYETHSPVFMEDGIPHVLMVKNL